Proteins encoded within one genomic window of Anastrepha ludens isolate Willacy chromosome 4, idAnaLude1.1, whole genome shotgun sequence:
- the LOC128860010 gene encoding mpv17-like protein — protein sequence MSTFVNGVRGVFRRHPFLTNSAIYGSLYVAAEYSQQYLVKRVLPESEAEKEDIDYATIGRYAVMGTTVFAPTLYTWYKWLDRTFPGTAKQTIVKKLVWDQFVLTPYLLTVFYTGMSLMERAEDPFKELREKFVPTFVRSCIFWLPAQTLNFVLVAPRFRVIYMGVCGFIWVNILCWIKRQRNELEPESGVKVKVAAQ from the exons ATGTCCACTTTTGTGAATGGCGTGCGTGGCGTCTTCCGCCGTCATCCCTTTCTCACCAACAGTGCCATTTATGGCAGTTTGTATGTCGCTGCTGAGTATTCTCAACAATATTTGGTGAAACGTGTGCtg CCGGAAAGCGAAGCGGAGAAAGAGGATATCGATTATGCCACAATAGGTCGGTATGCTGTGATGGGCACAACCGTTTTCGCACCAACACTCTATACATG GTACAAGTGGCTGGATCGCACATTTCCAGGTACTGCCAAGCAGACCATCGTCAAGAAACTGGTGTGGGATCAATTTGTCTTGACGCCCTACCTGCTGACAGTTTTTTACACAG GCATGTCTTTAATGGAACGCGCTGAGGATCCCTTCAAGGAGTTGCGCGAAAAGTTCGTGCCTACATTTGTACGCTCTTGCATTTTTTGGCTGCCAGCGCAAACATTAAATTTCGTTTTGGTTGCGCCGAGATTTCGTGTGATTTACATGGGTGTTTGTGGTTTCATCTGGGTAAACATTTTGTGCTGGATTAAGCGGCAGCGAAACGAGCTGGAGCCCGAGAGTGGAGTGAAGGTGAAGGTGGCTGCTCAGTAG